The following coding sequences are from one Rathayibacter sp. VKM Ac-2760 window:
- a CDS encoding polysaccharide biosynthesis tyrosine autokinase, translating to MGIREYGRLLRRGWLVISVCVALGLAIASAATVASEAEYRAQTTVFVSVATVTNQSSAEVGASFTSAEARVASYVALVDSSSVLQPVIDRLQLDLSVGDLGDEVTAAALPGTVIMSIDVVDGDAQRAADIADAVAQSLSAYVSQIEAPADGGPSRVDVKVLESAVAPSSPLSPDLLVYLVLGGATGLILGVGIVVLRSLGDGRIRSAKDVASGTTLPVLESIPYDAALRRTALVVDGRSTVAESFRMLRTTILFGSGTRERTLLVTSARDGDGKSTVAANLAASIAQVGRTVVVIDADLRKPGQAALFGIPDGGPTLGELLRTGGLPVDSALSVSAEGVTVLPAGDTTANPSDLIGTPAMERVVRYLSRRFDHVIVDAPAILTATDAVLLSTLVGTTVLVAGAGVSSSADLASAADRLRDVGGDVLGAVVTRAPSSAPVSTPA from the coding sequence GTGGGAATTCGCGAATACGGACGCCTCCTCCGCCGGGGCTGGCTGGTCATCTCGGTCTGCGTCGCCCTGGGCCTCGCGATCGCCTCCGCGGCGACCGTCGCGTCCGAGGCGGAGTACCGCGCCCAGACGACCGTGTTCGTCTCGGTCGCGACGGTCACCAACCAGTCCAGCGCCGAGGTCGGCGCCTCCTTCACCAGCGCGGAGGCGCGCGTCGCCTCGTACGTCGCCCTCGTCGACTCGAGCTCGGTGCTGCAGCCCGTGATCGACCGCCTGCAGCTCGACCTGTCGGTCGGCGATCTCGGCGACGAGGTGACCGCCGCGGCACTGCCCGGCACGGTCATCATGAGCATCGACGTCGTCGACGGCGACGCCCAGCGCGCGGCCGACATCGCCGACGCGGTCGCGCAGAGCCTCAGCGCCTACGTCTCGCAGATCGAGGCGCCGGCCGACGGCGGGCCCAGCCGCGTGGACGTCAAGGTCCTCGAGTCGGCCGTGGCGCCGAGCTCGCCGCTCAGCCCCGACCTGCTGGTCTACCTCGTCCTCGGCGGCGCCACCGGCCTCATCCTCGGCGTCGGCATCGTCGTCCTCCGCTCGCTCGGCGACGGCCGCATCCGCTCGGCGAAGGACGTGGCGAGCGGCACCACGCTCCCGGTGCTCGAGTCGATCCCCTACGACGCCGCCCTCCGCCGCACGGCACTCGTCGTCGACGGGCGCAGCACGGTCGCGGAGTCGTTCCGGATGCTGCGGACCACGATCCTGTTCGGCTCCGGCACCCGCGAGCGCACGCTGCTCGTCACCTCGGCGCGCGACGGCGACGGCAAGAGCACCGTGGCGGCCAACCTCGCCGCCTCGATCGCCCAGGTCGGCCGCACGGTCGTCGTGATCGACGCCGACCTGCGGAAGCCCGGTCAGGCCGCCCTCTTCGGCATCCCCGACGGCGGGCCGACCCTCGGCGAGCTGCTGCGCACCGGCGGCCTCCCCGTCGACTCCGCGCTCTCGGTCAGCGCCGAGGGAGTGACGGTGCTGCCCGCGGGCGACACCACCGCGAACCCGAGCGACCTGATCGGCACCCCGGCGATGGAGCGCGTCGTCCGCTACCTCTCCCGCCGCTTCGACCACGTGATCGTCGACGCCCCCGCGATCCTCACCGCGACCGATGCCGTGCTGCTCAGCACGCTGGTCGGCACGACCGTGCTGGTGGCGGGAGCCGGAGTGTCCTCCTCGGCCGACCTCGCCTCGGCGGCCGACCGGCTACGCGATGTGGGAGGGGACGTGCTCGGCGCCGTCGTCACCCGCGCGCCGAGCAGCGCGCCGGTCTCGACGCCCGCGTGA
- a CDS encoding sodium:proton antiporter, which translates to MELAIAAVIGVAVLVAVAAFARRLGVAAPIALVLAGVGLSFLPGVPEVVVPHEWVLDGVLPPLLYAAAISVPFIDFRRNIATISGLSVVLVLISAAGVGALLFALLPELGLPLAIAVGAIISPPDAVAATSVGRRLGLPPRLLTLLEGEGLINDATALVLLRSALAAAAGTLATPWAAVGDFLYAVVVAVIVGLVASVVTVFVRSRLEDPVLNTVVSFVVPFVAFIPAEALGASGVLAVVVAGLHTGHASSRAFTAQSRVNDRINWRTVQFLLENGVFLLIGLEIRSLIQDADRAELTIPAAVGIGLVATAGLIVVRFAWVGPVLLGERWQTRRAERRAREQKELLESTGGVRLPRAERSRAKRRYQLRRSDYRHFSTNDLGWRGGLVLGWSGMRGVVTLAAAQSLPEDIPYRPQLVLIAFTVAVTTLLVQGSTLPLLIRATGIRGVDVPEDQRELAGLLDEITEKGLSVLERPGEVVEGVQHVDPDVLERVRQTSFLRSEAAWERARGSQRSAADTPHRLYRALRLAVVAAERDALLDARSRRAYPQRILGQAQALLDLEETRLRLRRGSTS; encoded by the coding sequence ATGGAGCTGGCCATCGCCGCCGTCATCGGTGTCGCCGTCCTGGTCGCCGTCGCCGCGTTCGCCCGCCGCCTCGGTGTCGCGGCACCCATCGCGCTGGTGCTCGCGGGCGTGGGCCTGTCGTTCCTCCCCGGGGTGCCCGAGGTGGTCGTGCCGCACGAGTGGGTGCTCGACGGCGTGCTGCCGCCGCTGCTCTACGCCGCGGCGATCAGCGTGCCGTTCATCGACTTCCGCCGCAACATCGCCACCATCAGCGGCCTCTCGGTGGTGCTCGTGCTGATCTCGGCCGCCGGGGTCGGCGCGCTGCTCTTCGCGCTGCTGCCCGAGCTGGGTCTCCCGCTCGCCATCGCCGTGGGAGCGATCATCAGCCCGCCGGACGCGGTCGCCGCCACCAGTGTCGGGCGCCGGCTCGGCCTGCCGCCGCGACTGCTGACCCTGCTCGAGGGCGAGGGGCTGATCAACGACGCGACGGCGCTGGTGCTCCTCCGCTCGGCCCTCGCCGCGGCGGCCGGCACTCTCGCGACGCCGTGGGCGGCGGTCGGCGACTTCCTCTACGCCGTGGTGGTGGCCGTGATCGTCGGCCTCGTCGCGAGCGTCGTCACCGTGTTCGTGCGCTCGCGCCTCGAGGACCCGGTGCTCAACACCGTCGTCTCGTTCGTGGTGCCGTTCGTCGCGTTCATCCCGGCCGAGGCCCTGGGCGCTTCGGGCGTGCTCGCGGTCGTCGTGGCCGGCCTGCACACCGGGCACGCCTCCTCCCGCGCCTTCACCGCGCAGTCGCGGGTGAACGACCGCATCAACTGGCGCACGGTGCAGTTCCTGCTCGAGAACGGCGTGTTCCTCCTGATCGGGCTCGAGATCCGCAGCCTCATCCAGGACGCGGACCGCGCCGAGCTGACGATCCCCGCGGCCGTCGGCATCGGACTCGTCGCCACGGCCGGGCTGATCGTCGTGCGCTTCGCCTGGGTCGGCCCGGTGCTGCTCGGCGAGCGCTGGCAGACCCGGCGGGCCGAGCGGCGGGCGCGGGAGCAGAAGGAGCTGCTCGAGTCGACGGGCGGCGTGCGGCTCCCCCGCGCCGAGCGGAGCCGGGCGAAGCGCCGGTACCAGCTGCGCCGCTCGGACTACCGGCACTTCAGCACGAACGACCTGGGCTGGCGCGGCGGACTCGTGCTCGGCTGGTCCGGCATGCGCGGCGTGGTGACGCTCGCCGCGGCGCAGTCGCTGCCCGAGGACATCCCCTACCGTCCGCAGCTCGTGCTGATCGCGTTCACCGTGGCGGTGACGACGCTGCTGGTCCAGGGGAGCACGCTGCCGCTGCTCATCCGCGCGACGGGCATCCGCGGGGTCGACGTGCCGGAGGACCAGCGCGAGCTGGCGGGGCTGCTCGACGAGATCACCGAGAAGGGGCTCTCCGTCCTCGAGCGGCCGGGCGAGGTGGTGGAGGGCGTGCAGCACGTGGACCCGGACGTGCTCGAGCGCGTGCGGCAGACCTCGTTCCTCCGGTCGGAAGCGGCGTGGGAGCGGGCGCGCGGCTCGCAGCGGTCCGCGGCGGACACTCCGCACCGGCTCTACCGGGCGCTGCGGCTCGCGGTCGTCGCCGCCGAGCGCGACGCGCTGCTCGACGCGCGGTCGCGTCGGGCGTACCCGCAGCGGATCCTCGGGCAGGCGCAGGCGCTGCTCGACCTGGAGGAGACGCGGCTGCGGCTGCGGCGCGGGTCCACCTCGTAG
- a CDS encoding PspC domain-containing protein, which yields MTAASTTPPDPAQQTAGDPPPPDPTAPGHGAAGPGAPEATAPGAPSDNRFLLWLRSLDLARRPGWVGGVCAGVADRLGIDPLIVRGVFVVVAVLGGPAFLFYAAAWLLLPDEDGVLPVEELLRGRLTRVHAGIGALVLASMLPVAQGFWSLGGAYTGAAPWAPATGRALWTVVVLVLIVLFVVWIARRAGRADRTPPAHPAPGGAAHPAPTGDPASAAPLLPPQRPTEARPSTPEDVALWRERQEEWKAEREAFRAQESATARETARARAEESRLRAHAITAARLERRRLHREANPRLRRSVTLLVLGLAAVAGAIASLTATGATATVVGFAVATLVLALAIIAAGLLRRRAVLLIAVSVVTVLTASTASLVPPERQLLPSLTSYGLSNARPGSFAMPAGDLQISIDPALGNPGDVIDVWQGAGNITVVPLEGAAVRLEASTANGYYWLTTAYTDGDVGSEPENVEYSRDGATWTQTFGDPDAEPFVVRIAQGRGGVTVYDRSAEDSTSGAALDPDGTAAAEPTPGATAGTDPDGSTTTDTTTPTEAGR from the coding sequence ATGACAGCAGCGAGCACGACCCCGCCGGACCCGGCGCAGCAGACGGCGGGCGATCCGCCGCCGCCGGACCCGACCGCCCCCGGACACGGCGCCGCCGGACCCGGTGCACCCGAGGCCACCGCGCCCGGCGCCCCCTCCGACAACCGCTTCCTCCTCTGGCTGCGCTCGCTCGATCTCGCGCGCCGCCCCGGCTGGGTCGGCGGCGTCTGCGCCGGCGTCGCCGACCGCCTCGGCATCGACCCGCTGATCGTGCGCGGCGTCTTCGTCGTCGTCGCCGTCCTGGGCGGCCCGGCCTTCCTCTTCTACGCCGCCGCATGGCTGCTGCTGCCCGACGAGGACGGCGTGCTGCCGGTCGAGGAGCTGCTCCGCGGCCGGCTGACCCGCGTGCACGCCGGCATCGGCGCCCTCGTGCTCGCCTCGATGCTGCCGGTCGCGCAGGGCTTCTGGTCGCTCGGCGGCGCCTACACGGGAGCGGCGCCCTGGGCGCCCGCCACCGGCCGCGCCCTCTGGACCGTCGTCGTCCTGGTGCTCATCGTGCTCTTCGTGGTCTGGATCGCCCGCCGGGCCGGCCGCGCCGACCGGACGCCGCCCGCCCACCCCGCTCCCGGCGGCGCCGCCCACCCCGCTCCCACCGGCGACCCGGCGAGCGCCGCTCCCCTCCTCCCCCCGCAGCGCCCGACCGAGGCGCGGCCGAGCACCCCGGAGGACGTCGCGCTGTGGCGCGAGCGCCAGGAGGAGTGGAAGGCCGAGCGCGAGGCGTTCCGCGCGCAGGAGAGCGCGACCGCCCGCGAGACCGCCCGGGCGAGAGCGGAGGAGTCGCGCCTCCGGGCCCACGCGATCACCGCCGCGCGGCTCGAGCGGCGACGGCTGCACCGCGAGGCGAACCCGCGGCTGCGCAGGAGCGTCACCCTGCTCGTGCTCGGCCTGGCGGCCGTCGCCGGCGCGATCGCGTCCCTCACCGCCACCGGGGCGACCGCGACCGTCGTCGGCTTCGCCGTCGCGACGCTCGTCCTCGCCCTGGCCATCATCGCCGCAGGGCTGCTCCGACGCCGCGCGGTCCTCCTGATCGCGGTCTCGGTGGTCACGGTGCTCACCGCCTCGACGGCGTCGCTCGTGCCGCCCGAGCGCCAGCTGCTCCCCTCGCTGACCTCCTACGGCCTCTCGAACGCGAGGCCGGGCAGCTTCGCGATGCCGGCGGGAGACCTGCAGATCTCCATCGACCCCGCGCTGGGGAACCCGGGCGACGTGATCGACGTCTGGCAGGGCGCCGGGAACATCACCGTCGTTCCGCTGGAGGGCGCGGCCGTGCGCCTCGAGGCGTCCACGGCGAACGGCTACTACTGGCTCACCACCGCCTACACCGACGGCGACGTGGGGTCCGAGCCGGAGAACGTCGAGTACAGCCGTGACGGAGCGACCTGGACGCAGACCTTCGGCGATCCGGACGCCGAGCCGTTCGTCGTCCGGATCGCGCAGGGCCGGGGCGGGGTCACCGTCTACGACCGATCGGCCGAGGACTCGACCAGCGGCGCCGCGCTCGACCCGGACGGCACCGCCGCGGCGGAGCCGACTCCTGGAGCGACCGCCGGCACGGACCCCGACGGCAGCACGACGACCGACACCACGACCCCGACGGAGGCAGGACGATGA
- a CDS encoding PspC domain-containing protein: MSTPTLPSSAAPSSPQRAQSRRPPLRPPLRRPRRVVLGGVCAALAEHLGVRVGSIRFLTVLATLLAGGGALLYLWLWALVPLRDSGGEGEEGGVRRSVPVAVLLVGVAGAATLAVVVALRGGDDADVTRALAAAALLAGGAVAWSLGFDRSDPSRSARSSALVRLASCAVLVVAGAAVLSARPSAVNAVLAVGVLLVAAGVLAAPRVVTLWAELMGERAARVREEQRAEIAAHLHDSVLQTLALIQNRAGASSEVARIARAQERELRDWLFERDVPVANDLAAEVRAIAAAIELDYPAQLEVVAVGASVPGAASLLAATREAMLNAARHAGGAVSVYLESAADGVDVFVRDRGPGVDLGALPGDRLGIRESIIGRMARAGGSATVRPGAGGTGTEVHLRLPAGAER, translated from the coding sequence GTGAGCACCCCCACCCTCCCGAGCAGCGCGGCCCCGTCGTCGCCGCAGCGAGCGCAGTCGCGTCGTCCGCCGCTGCGCCCGCCGCTGCGCCGGCCGCGCCGGGTCGTCCTCGGTGGCGTGTGCGCGGCGCTCGCCGAGCACCTCGGCGTCCGCGTCGGGTCGATCCGCTTCCTCACGGTCCTCGCGACGCTGCTGGCTGGCGGCGGCGCGCTGCTCTACCTCTGGCTGTGGGCGCTCGTGCCCCTGCGCGACTCCGGCGGTGAGGGCGAGGAGGGCGGAGTGCGCCGCTCCGTCCCGGTCGCCGTGCTGCTCGTCGGGGTCGCCGGAGCCGCGACGCTCGCGGTCGTCGTCGCGCTCCGCGGGGGCGACGACGCCGACGTCACCCGGGCGCTCGCCGCGGCCGCCCTGCTCGCGGGCGGCGCCGTCGCCTGGAGCCTCGGCTTCGACCGGAGCGACCCCTCGCGCTCGGCGCGCTCCTCCGCCCTGGTGCGCCTCGCGTCCTGCGCCGTGCTCGTCGTCGCCGGCGCCGCCGTGCTCAGCGCGCGCCCGAGCGCGGTCAACGCGGTGCTGGCCGTCGGGGTCCTGCTCGTCGCCGCCGGGGTGCTCGCCGCGCCCCGCGTCGTCACGCTCTGGGCCGAGCTGATGGGCGAGCGCGCCGCCCGGGTGCGCGAGGAGCAGCGCGCCGAGATCGCCGCGCACCTGCACGACTCCGTGCTGCAGACGCTGGCCCTCATCCAGAACCGCGCGGGCGCCTCGAGCGAGGTCGCCCGCATCGCCCGCGCGCAGGAGCGCGAGCTGCGCGACTGGCTGTTCGAGCGCGACGTGCCGGTCGCGAACGACCTCGCGGCCGAGGTGCGCGCCATCGCCGCCGCGATCGAGCTCGACTACCCGGCGCAGCTCGAGGTCGTCGCGGTGGGCGCCTCGGTGCCGGGCGCCGCCTCGCTGCTCGCCGCCACCCGCGAGGCGATGCTCAACGCGGCCCGGCACGCCGGCGGCGCGGTGTCGGTCTACCTCGAGTCGGCGGCCGACGGGGTCGACGTCTTCGTGCGCGACCGCGGCCCGGGCGTCGACCTCGGCGCCCTGCCCGGCGACCGCCTCGGCATCCGCGAGTCGATCATCGGGCGGATGGCGCGCGCCGGCGGCAGCGCGACCGTCCGGCCCGGAGCGGGCGGCACCGGCACCGAGGTGCACCTGCGCCTGCCCGCGGGGGCCGAGCGGTGA
- a CDS encoding response regulator transcription factor, translating into MTRVVLVDDHSIFRSGLRADLAPELDVVGEAADVDSAVALVAAERPEVVLLDVHLPGGAGGGGAEVLRRSAAHLDAVRFLALSVSDAAEDVVGVIRAGARGYITKASSGAEVSRAVLAVAGGDAVFSPRLAGFVLDAFGALAGEQAESVDELDRLSAREREVMRLIARGYAYKEAAAELFISVKTVESHVSAVLRKLQLSSRYELTAWASARRLL; encoded by the coding sequence GTGACCCGGGTCGTGCTGGTCGACGACCACTCGATCTTCCGCTCCGGCCTGCGCGCCGACCTGGCCCCGGAGCTCGACGTGGTGGGCGAGGCGGCCGACGTCGACTCCGCCGTCGCGCTGGTCGCCGCCGAGCGGCCGGAGGTGGTCCTGCTCGACGTGCACCTGCCGGGCGGAGCGGGCGGCGGCGGCGCCGAGGTCCTGCGCCGCAGCGCCGCGCACCTCGACGCGGTCCGCTTCCTCGCGCTCAGCGTCTCGGACGCGGCGGAGGACGTCGTCGGCGTCATCCGCGCCGGCGCCCGCGGCTACATCACCAAGGCGAGCTCGGGTGCCGAGGTCAGCCGCGCGGTGCTCGCCGTGGCGGGCGGCGACGCGGTCTTCTCCCCGCGTCTGGCCGGCTTCGTGCTCGACGCCTTCGGCGCCCTCGCCGGCGAGCAGGCCGAGTCGGTCGACGAGCTCGACCGCCTCTCCGCCCGCGAGCGCGAGGTGATGCGCCTGATCGCCCGCGGCTACGCCTACAAGGAGGCGGCCGCCGAGCTCTTCATCTCGGTCAAGACGGTCGAGTCCCACGTCTCCGCCGTCCTCCGCAAGCTCCAGCTCTCCTCCCGCTACGAGCTCACGGCCTGGGCCTCGGCCCGCCGCCTGCTCTGA
- a CDS encoding PhoX family phosphatase: protein MTDTARRPLLLPMAGHVRGKRSPVTCALKCANACSTATCNTSHNSSFRDIVARQISRRSALGLGLAGAVTVAVSSAGAAPTAQAAAGVALGSSPLAFTPIAPVPYTVDEFTVPEGFAWQPIIRWGDPLFADSPEFDIRNQTEAAQAAQFGYNNDYTDIVEIPGSKRLRALLVVNHEYTNEGIMFPAAQLESEPERVRAVGRAAHGLSVVELVRTAVDRPWAYVRGGEHNRRYLLDTPYEVTGAAAGSALLTTVADPEGRTVLGTLGNCSGGTTPWGTILSGEENFNGYFRATATSDAEKRYGLADAETSRLWELDDPRFDARTPGYENEPNRFGWIVEFDPFEPESTPKKHTALGRLKHEGANVIVAKDGRVVAYQGDDERFDYLYKFVSKKRYLEGDRAHNKTLLEEGDLFVASFTGDSPVAEITGTGAVPSDGGFDGIGAWLPLVVDGVSKIAGMSVEEVLVHTRMAADIAGATKMDRCEDVQPSLVSGRIYVACTNNSNRGTATGKEGPTEVNPRSENRDGHIVEIIEDGGDQTGRTFTWNLLMLCGDVAQGDAVYFSGFPADQVSPISCPDNLAFDSVGNLWISTDGAPSGIGYNDGLFKVALEGADRGRVEQFLSVPRDAETCGPIVHDQDQHVFVAVQHPGEEGTFEEPSSYFPDFASAGAVPAGAVAAPRPTIVQILPASQLVEPTPTPTAGPTTAPTATPTAVPTGTPTTAPTAGPTAAPTTAPTASPTVSPTAVPTATGTPVPLPVGGGGGLASTGVEGVGLVAGAAALLTAGAAALGLGARRRAAAPDAEPEA from the coding sequence ATGACCGACACCGCCCGTCGCCCGCTCCTCCTCCCGATGGCGGGGCACGTGCGCGGCAAGCGCAGCCCCGTCACCTGCGCCCTGAAGTGCGCCAACGCGTGCTCGACCGCCACCTGCAACACCTCGCACAACAGCTCGTTCCGCGACATCGTCGCGCGGCAGATCTCGCGCCGCAGCGCCCTCGGCCTCGGCCTCGCCGGAGCGGTCACCGTCGCCGTCTCCTCGGCCGGCGCAGCGCCCACCGCGCAGGCCGCCGCGGGAGTCGCCCTCGGCTCCTCCCCGCTCGCCTTCACGCCGATCGCGCCGGTGCCGTACACCGTCGACGAGTTCACCGTGCCCGAGGGCTTCGCCTGGCAGCCGATCATCCGCTGGGGCGACCCGCTCTTCGCCGACAGCCCCGAGTTCGACATCCGGAACCAGACGGAGGCGGCCCAGGCCGCGCAGTTCGGCTACAACAACGACTACACCGACATCGTCGAGATCCCCGGCTCGAAGCGCCTGCGCGCCCTGCTGGTCGTGAACCACGAGTACACGAACGAGGGGATCATGTTCCCCGCCGCGCAGCTCGAGTCCGAGCCCGAGCGCGTGCGCGCCGTCGGCCGCGCCGCCCACGGCCTCAGCGTCGTCGAGCTGGTCCGCACCGCCGTCGACCGCCCGTGGGCCTACGTCCGCGGCGGCGAGCACAACCGCCGCTACCTGCTGGACACGCCCTACGAGGTGACCGGCGCCGCCGCCGGCTCCGCGCTGCTGACGACGGTCGCCGACCCCGAGGGCCGCACGGTGCTCGGCACGCTCGGCAACTGCTCCGGCGGGACCACGCCGTGGGGGACGATCCTCTCCGGCGAGGAGAACTTCAACGGCTACTTCCGCGCGACCGCGACCAGCGACGCCGAGAAGCGCTACGGACTCGCGGACGCCGAGACCTCCCGCCTCTGGGAGCTGGACGACCCCCGCTTCGACGCCCGCACGCCCGGCTACGAGAACGAGCCGAACCGCTTCGGCTGGATCGTCGAGTTCGACCCCTTCGAGCCGGAGTCGACCCCGAAGAAGCACACCGCGCTCGGCCGCCTCAAGCACGAGGGCGCGAACGTCATCGTCGCGAAGGACGGCCGCGTGGTCGCCTACCAGGGCGACGACGAGCGCTTCGACTACCTCTACAAGTTCGTCTCGAAGAAGCGCTACCTCGAGGGCGACCGCGCGCACAACAAGACGCTGCTGGAGGAGGGCGACCTCTTCGTCGCGAGCTTCACCGGCGACTCCCCCGTCGCCGAGATCACCGGCACCGGCGCCGTCCCCTCCGACGGCGGCTTCGACGGCATCGGCGCCTGGCTGCCGCTGGTCGTCGACGGAGTGTCGAAGATCGCCGGCATGAGCGTCGAGGAGGTGCTCGTGCACACCCGCATGGCCGCCGACATCGCCGGCGCGACGAAGATGGACCGCTGCGAGGACGTCCAGCCGAGCCTGGTCAGCGGCCGGATCTACGTGGCCTGCACCAACAACTCCAACCGCGGCACCGCCACCGGCAAGGAGGGGCCGACCGAGGTCAACCCGCGCTCGGAGAACCGCGACGGCCACATCGTCGAGATCATCGAGGACGGCGGCGACCAGACCGGCCGCACCTTCACCTGGAACCTGCTGATGCTGTGCGGCGACGTGGCGCAGGGCGACGCGGTCTACTTCTCCGGCTTCCCGGCGGACCAGGTCTCGCCGATCTCCTGCCCGGACAACCTGGCCTTCGACTCGGTCGGGAACCTCTGGATCTCGACCGACGGCGCGCCGAGCGGCATCGGCTACAACGACGGCCTGTTCAAGGTGGCGCTCGAGGGCGCCGACCGCGGCCGGGTGGAGCAGTTCCTCTCCGTGCCGCGCGACGCGGAGACCTGCGGGCCGATCGTGCACGACCAGGACCAGCACGTGTTCGTCGCGGTGCAGCACCCGGGCGAGGAGGGCACCTTCGAGGAGCCCAGCTCGTACTTCCCGGACTTCGCCTCGGCCGGCGCGGTGCCCGCGGGTGCCGTCGCGGCGCCGCGACCGACGATCGTGCAGATCCTGCCGGCCTCGCAGCTCGTCGAGCCGACGCCCACCCCGACGGCGGGGCCGACCACGGCGCCGACCGCGACTCCGACGGCCGTGCCCACCGGGACTCCCACGACCGCTCCCACCGCCGGGCCGACCGCCGCTCCGACGACGGCGCCGACCGCGTCGCCCACGGTGTCGCCGACCGCGGTGCCGACCGCGACCGGGACGCCGGTTCCCCTGCCCGTCGGCGGCGGCGGCGGCCTCGCCTCGACCGGTGTCGAGGGCGTCGGCCTCGTCGCGGGAGCCGCGGCGCTGCTCACCGCGGGTGCGGCCGCCCTCGGCCTCGGCGCGCGCCGCCGTGCCGCGGCACCGGACGCCGAGCCGGAGGCCTGA
- a CDS encoding helix-turn-helix domain-containing protein, whose translation MTIIESPLLTGDVYSADCPSREVFGHVTSKWGVLVLAALAERGLRWGELRRRIGGISEKMLAQTLRTLEEDGFVHREAHAVIPPRVDYALTPLGAELAERLLPVVEWIADNVGAVLAARDARRSDEG comes from the coding sequence GTGACCATCATCGAGAGCCCCCTCCTCACCGGCGACGTCTACTCCGCCGACTGCCCGAGCCGCGAGGTCTTCGGCCACGTCACGAGCAAGTGGGGTGTGCTCGTGCTCGCCGCCCTGGCGGAGCGGGGCCTGCGCTGGGGCGAGCTGCGGCGCCGGATCGGCGGCATCAGCGAGAAGATGCTGGCGCAGACCCTCCGCACGCTCGAGGAGGACGGCTTCGTGCACCGCGAGGCGCACGCCGTGATCCCGCCGCGGGTCGACTACGCGCTGACTCCGCTCGGGGCGGAGCTCGCTGAGCGGCTGCTGCCGGTCGTCGAGTGGATCGCGGACAACGTCGGCGCCGTGCTGGCCGCCCGGGACGCCCGCCGGAGCGACGAAGGTTAG
- a CDS encoding NAD(P)H-binding protein codes for MTLVVTGATGHLGRLAVEHLIARGTAASDIVATGRDAAKLEALAADLGVRTAVADFEDPASLDAAFAGAEAVLLVSGSEVGKRVAQHTAAIEAAARAGARLVYTSAPKATTSPLILAPEHKATEEAIAAAGIPAVILRNGWYNENYEQTVSELASTGSTLSSAGDGRVSSAARTDYAEAAAVALVDASLVGSVHELSGDTAWSFDELAALVGEIAGRDAAITHVDSAEHARILTDAGVPEGGVGFVVGLDANIADGLLGETDGSLARLIGRPTTPIRAFVEEQLAG; via the coding sequence ATGACCCTCGTCGTCACCGGAGCCACCGGCCACCTCGGCCGCCTCGCAGTCGAGCACCTGATCGCCCGCGGCACCGCCGCCTCCGACATCGTCGCCACCGGCCGCGACGCCGCCAAGCTCGAGGCGCTCGCCGCCGACCTCGGCGTCCGCACCGCCGTCGCCGACTTCGAGGACCCGGCCTCGCTCGACGCCGCCTTCGCAGGCGCCGAGGCCGTGCTGCTCGTCTCCGGCTCCGAGGTGGGCAAGCGGGTCGCGCAGCACACCGCCGCGATCGAGGCCGCCGCCCGCGCCGGCGCGCGCCTGGTCTACACGAGCGCGCCGAAGGCGACGACCAGCCCGCTGATCCTGGCCCCCGAGCACAAGGCGACGGAGGAGGCGATCGCCGCCGCCGGGATCCCCGCCGTGATCCTCCGCAACGGCTGGTACAACGAGAACTACGAGCAGACGGTCTCCGAGCTCGCCTCGACCGGCAGCACCCTCTCCAGCGCCGGCGACGGCCGCGTCTCCAGCGCCGCCCGCACCGACTACGCGGAGGCGGCCGCGGTCGCCCTGGTCGACGCCTCCCTCGTCGGCTCGGTGCACGAGCTCTCCGGCGACACCGCCTGGAGCTTCGACGAGCTCGCGGCCCTCGTCGGCGAGATCGCCGGCCGCGACGCCGCGATCACCCACGTCGACTCCGCCGAGCACGCCCGCATCCTCACCGACGCCGGCGTCCCCGAGGGCGGCGTCGGCTTCGTCGTCGGCCTCGACGCGAACATCGCCGACGGCCTCCTCGGCGAGACCGACGGCTCGCTCGCCCGCCTGATCGGCCGCCCGACCACCCCGATCCGCGCGTTCGTCGAGGAGCAGCTCGCCGGCTGA